Proteins found in one Carassius auratus strain Wakin chromosome 12, ASM336829v1, whole genome shotgun sequence genomic segment:
- the LOC113111561 gene encoding hydroxycarboxylic acid receptor 3-like, whose amino-acid sequence MSNITSCIEPQNLVSSILKPVVILEFIFGVPGNVFALWILFFKSPWKACNVYLLCLVISDLLLLIGLPFQLDYLFRGEDWIFGESCCRLILYIISVNYSASVAFMSILAVDRFFRILHPHHRICRMSVRQAIMFASMVWIVVLLLRLPTALNLVLTSQKNSSKLTCHTFLSWTSPSVQMRIYNSVQLIEVLLAFALVVFCFVRVSFHVHGRQSKGVHRRVKRAVRLLLFFVIIFVLCFLPTVTSGIFLQVLSCSELLMVCFHASLALTYMNSALDSVIYCHVNAWFRDTLKGKTNSLGITKFKMSAKTNRKH is encoded by the coding sequence ATGAGTAATATCACCTCCTGCATAGAACCTCAGAACCTTGTTTCTTCCATTTTAAAGCCTGTtgtcattttggagttcatttttgGAGTGCCTGGAAATGTGTTTGCTCTGTGGATTTTGTTCTTCAAGTCTCCATGGAAAGCCTGCAATGTGTATCTCCTCTGCTTGGTGATTTCTGACCTGCTACTCCTCATTGGACTGCCTTTCCAATTAGATTACCTCTTTCGTGGTGAAGACTGGATATTTGGCGAATCCTGTTGCCGGCTCATTTTATACATCATATCAGTAAACTACTCGGCAAGTGTGGCTTTCATGTCAATTTTAGCCGTGGACCGCTTCTTCAGGATCCTTCACCCACACCATCGCATTTGTCGAATGAGTGTGAGACAAGCTATAATGTTTGCTAGCATGGTTTGGATAGTTGTTCTACTCCTTCGCCTTCCAACCGCCCTGAACCTGGTTCTCACATCACAGAAAAACTCTTCAAAGCTCACATGCCACACTTTTCTCTCATGGACATCGCCGTCGGTTCAGATGAGGATATATAATTCAGTCCAGCTGATAGAGGTCCTGTTAGCATTTGCACTGGTGGTCTTCTGCTTTGTGCGGGTTTCCTTTCACGTCCATGGCCGCCAGTCGAAGGGGGTACACCGCAGGGTGAAGCGGGCAGTGAGATTGCTTCTGTTTTTTGTGATCATATTTGTTCTGTGTTTCCTGCCTACAGTCACTTCTGGCATCTTCCTTCAAGTGTTATCCTGTTCAGAACTCCTCATGGTGTGTTTTCATGCTTCTTTGGCTTTAACCTACATGAACAGTGCACTGGATTCAGTCATCTACTGCCACGTTAATGCTTGGTTTCGTGACACCCTAAAGGGCAAAACCAACTCATTGGGAATTACGAAGTTCAAGATGAGTGCGAAAACGAACAGAAAACATTAA
- the LOC113111560 gene encoding metastasis-associated protein MTA3-like isoform X2, which produces MAANMYRVGDYVFFENSSSNPYLIRRIEELNKTASGNVEAKVVCFYRRRDISQSLIQLADKHAKDLEEEKESPSEPDLSEKQKHQLRHRELFLSRQYESLPATHIRGKCSVALLNETEAVLSYLEKEDTFFYSLVYDPTQKTLLADKGEIRVGPRFQADVPEMLQEGEPDERDQSKLEVKMWDPECPLTSKQIDQFLVVARAVGTFARALDCSSSVRQPSLHMSAAAASRDITLFHAMDTLHRHGYDLSSALSVLVPQGGPVLCRDEMEEWSSSEANLFEEALEKYGKDFNDIRQDFLPWKSLTSIIEYYYMWKTTDRYVQQKRLKAAEAESKLKQVYIPTYNKPNPNQISVSNGKMATVNGAAGTGSFHTAGGGRACESCFAVQSAQWYSWGPPNMQCRLCVSCWMYWKKYGGLKMPSRAEGEEEKTPPSPAPSELRSRGHGTRQSSHMVPIRNSGSPKSSMKTKQAFLLQATRLTKLARHMCRDLIRLRRAARRPFVPINCGAIKAEYMIRVSEGMTGRPMKPKSSPRSTLTSVLQYLETRPATHVQRPHRTPGLQVQPPRRLLSSLPSHGPHGMLGKRSYHHHSRVESAERRASAPGQENPAHIVGPILQHNGSSTGASNVRGSGLMLRKRRPNWIDAPDDSFFLVSRETSC; this is translated from the exons ATGGCGGCCAACATGTACCGGGTCGGAG ATTATGTCTTCTTTGAGAATTCTTCAAGCAACCCTTATCTGATCAGGCGAATAGAGGAACTAAATAAG ACTGCAAGCGGCAATGTGGAGGCAAAGGTGGTCTGTTTCTACAGGAGAAGGGACATCTCACAGAGCCTCATCCAGCTGGCTGACAAACACGCAA AGGACCTGGAAGAAGAGAAGGAAAGCCCCTCAGAGCCCGACCTCAGTGAAAAACAGAAACATCAACTCCGCCACAGAGAGCTTTTCCTTTCCCGCCAGTACGAATCCCTCCCCGCCACACACATCAG AGGGAAGTGCAGTGTGGCCCTCCTGAACGAGACAGAAGCTGTGCTCTCCTACCTGGAGAAAGAG gacacatttttttattcattggtgTACGACCCCACACAGAAGACGCTATTGGCTGACAAGGGGGAGATTCGTGTTGGTCCACGCTTTCAGGCTGATGTCCCTGAAATGCTACAGGAAG GAGAACCTGATGAAAGAGACCAGTCCAAACTGGAGGTGAAGATGTGGGACCCAGAGTGTCCGCTGACCAGCAAACAGATTGACCAGTTTCTTGTGGTGGCTCG AGCGGTTGGTACTTTTGCTCGAGCGTTGGACTGCAGCAGCTCCGTCAGACAGCCCAGCTTACACATGAGCGCCGCGGCAGCCTCACGAGACATCACACTG TTCCATGCCATGGACACCCTGCACCGGCACGGCTATGACCTCTCCAGTGCTCTGAGCGTGCTCGTTCCTCAAGGAGGGCCTGTGCTGTGCCGGGATGAGATGGAGGAGTGGAGCTCATCAGAGGCAAACCTGTTTGAGGAAGCGCTGGAGAAGTATGGCAAAGACTTCAATGATATCCGGCAAGACTTT cttcctTGGAAGTCGCTGACCAGCATCATTGAGTATTATTACATGTGGAAAACCACAGACAGATATGTACAGCAG AAACGACTGAAGGCAGCTGAAGCAGAGAGCAAACTGAAGCAAGTCTACATCCCTACATA CAACAAACCCAATCCCAACCAGATCTCTGTCAGTAACGGCAAAATGGCTACTGTGAATGGTGCAGCAGGCACAGGGAGTTTCCACACAGCTGGAGGCGGCCGTGCATGTGAGAGCTGTTTTG CCGTACAGTCTGCTCAGTGGTACTCGTGGGGTCCTCCTAACATGCAGTGTCGCCTTTGTGTGTCCTGTTGGATGTACTGGAAAAAGTATGGTGGCCTAAAGATGCCAAGCAGAGCTGAGGGGGAAGAGGAAAAAACGCCTCCAAGCCCTGCACCCAGT GAGTTGCGTTCTCGTGGACATGGCACCCGTCAGTCTTCCCACATGGTTCCGATAAGGAACAGCGGCAGCCCCAAATCCTCCATGAAGACAAAGCAGGCATTCCTCCTGCAGGCCACGCGCCTCACCAAGCTGGCGCGTCACATGTGCCGTGATCTCATCAGGCTGCGCCGGGCCGCGCGCCGCCCCTTTGTGCCCATTAACTGTGGTGCCATAAAGGCGGAGT ATATGATCCGGGTGTCAGAGGGCATGACAGGGCGACCTATGAAGCCCAAATCTTCCCCGAGGAGCACCCTGACCAGCGTCTTGCAGTATCTCG AGACTCGTCCAGCAACTCATGTTCAACGGCCTCATCGCACCCCTGGCCTACAGGTGCAGCCCCCCCGGCGCCTACTTTCCTCTCTTCCCAGCCATGGCCCACATGGCATGTTGGGAAAACGGAGCTACCATCACCACAGCAGGGTTGAATCTGCTGAGAGGAGAGCCAGTGCTCCAGGACAAG aaaatccaGCCCATATTGTGGGACCCATTCTG CAGCATAATGGAAGCAGCACCGGTGCCTCCAACGTTCGTGGCAGTGGCCTGATGCTCCGCAAGAGACGACCCAACTGGATCGATGCTCCTGATGACAGCTTCTTTCTGGTTTCCCGAGAGACGAG CTGTTAG
- the LOC113111560 gene encoding metastasis-associated protein MTA3-like isoform X1, whose amino-acid sequence MAANMYRVGDYVFFENSSSNPYLIRRIEELNKTASGNVEAKVVCFYRRRDISQSLIQLADKHAKDLEEEKESPSEPDLSEKQKHQLRHRELFLSRQYESLPATHIRGKCSVALLNETEAVLSYLEKEDTFFYSLVYDPTQKTLLADKGEIRVGPRFQADVPEMLQEGEPDERDQSKLEVKMWDPECPLTSKQIDQFLVVARAVGTFARALDCSSSVRQPSLHMSAAAASRDITLFHAMDTLHRHGYDLSSALSVLVPQGGPVLCRDEMEEWSSSEANLFEEALEKYGKDFNDIRQDFLPWKSLTSIIEYYYMWKTTDRYVQQKRLKAAEAESKLKQVYIPTYNKPNPNQISVSNGKMATVNGAAGTGSFHTAGGGRACESCFAVQSAQWYSWGPPNMQCRLCVSCWMYWKKYGGLKMPSRAEGEEEKTPPSPAPSELRSRGHGTRQSSHMVPIRNSGSPKSSMKTKQAFLLQATRLTKLARHMCRDLIRLRRAARRPFVPINCGAIKAEYMIRVSEGMTGRPMKPKSSPRSTLTSVLQYLETRPATHVQRPHRTPGLQVQPPRRLLSSLPSHGPHGMLGKRSYHHHSRVESAERRASAPGQENPAHIVGPILQHNGSSTGASNVRGSGLMLRKRRPNWIDAPDDSFFLVSRETRKARRLLSRSQLRRACRQPCEQISLRRVPQGPAQVPVLAPPHPSLRMRGPIVIHD is encoded by the exons ATGGCGGCCAACATGTACCGGGTCGGAG ATTATGTCTTCTTTGAGAATTCTTCAAGCAACCCTTATCTGATCAGGCGAATAGAGGAACTAAATAAG ACTGCAAGCGGCAATGTGGAGGCAAAGGTGGTCTGTTTCTACAGGAGAAGGGACATCTCACAGAGCCTCATCCAGCTGGCTGACAAACACGCAA AGGACCTGGAAGAAGAGAAGGAAAGCCCCTCAGAGCCCGACCTCAGTGAAAAACAGAAACATCAACTCCGCCACAGAGAGCTTTTCCTTTCCCGCCAGTACGAATCCCTCCCCGCCACACACATCAG AGGGAAGTGCAGTGTGGCCCTCCTGAACGAGACAGAAGCTGTGCTCTCCTACCTGGAGAAAGAG gacacatttttttattcattggtgTACGACCCCACACAGAAGACGCTATTGGCTGACAAGGGGGAGATTCGTGTTGGTCCACGCTTTCAGGCTGATGTCCCTGAAATGCTACAGGAAG GAGAACCTGATGAAAGAGACCAGTCCAAACTGGAGGTGAAGATGTGGGACCCAGAGTGTCCGCTGACCAGCAAACAGATTGACCAGTTTCTTGTGGTGGCTCG AGCGGTTGGTACTTTTGCTCGAGCGTTGGACTGCAGCAGCTCCGTCAGACAGCCCAGCTTACACATGAGCGCCGCGGCAGCCTCACGAGACATCACACTG TTCCATGCCATGGACACCCTGCACCGGCACGGCTATGACCTCTCCAGTGCTCTGAGCGTGCTCGTTCCTCAAGGAGGGCCTGTGCTGTGCCGGGATGAGATGGAGGAGTGGAGCTCATCAGAGGCAAACCTGTTTGAGGAAGCGCTGGAGAAGTATGGCAAAGACTTCAATGATATCCGGCAAGACTTT cttcctTGGAAGTCGCTGACCAGCATCATTGAGTATTATTACATGTGGAAAACCACAGACAGATATGTACAGCAG AAACGACTGAAGGCAGCTGAAGCAGAGAGCAAACTGAAGCAAGTCTACATCCCTACATA CAACAAACCCAATCCCAACCAGATCTCTGTCAGTAACGGCAAAATGGCTACTGTGAATGGTGCAGCAGGCACAGGGAGTTTCCACACAGCTGGAGGCGGCCGTGCATGTGAGAGCTGTTTTG CCGTACAGTCTGCTCAGTGGTACTCGTGGGGTCCTCCTAACATGCAGTGTCGCCTTTGTGTGTCCTGTTGGATGTACTGGAAAAAGTATGGTGGCCTAAAGATGCCAAGCAGAGCTGAGGGGGAAGAGGAAAAAACGCCTCCAAGCCCTGCACCCAGT GAGTTGCGTTCTCGTGGACATGGCACCCGTCAGTCTTCCCACATGGTTCCGATAAGGAACAGCGGCAGCCCCAAATCCTCCATGAAGACAAAGCAGGCATTCCTCCTGCAGGCCACGCGCCTCACCAAGCTGGCGCGTCACATGTGCCGTGATCTCATCAGGCTGCGCCGGGCCGCGCGCCGCCCCTTTGTGCCCATTAACTGTGGTGCCATAAAGGCGGAGT ATATGATCCGGGTGTCAGAGGGCATGACAGGGCGACCTATGAAGCCCAAATCTTCCCCGAGGAGCACCCTGACCAGCGTCTTGCAGTATCTCG AGACTCGTCCAGCAACTCATGTTCAACGGCCTCATCGCACCCCTGGCCTACAGGTGCAGCCCCCCCGGCGCCTACTTTCCTCTCTTCCCAGCCATGGCCCACATGGCATGTTGGGAAAACGGAGCTACCATCACCACAGCAGGGTTGAATCTGCTGAGAGGAGAGCCAGTGCTCCAGGACAAG aaaatccaGCCCATATTGTGGGACCCATTCTG CAGCATAATGGAAGCAGCACCGGTGCCTCCAACGTTCGTGGCAGTGGCCTGATGCTCCGCAAGAGACGACCCAACTGGATCGATGCTCCTGATGACAGCTTCTTTCTGGTTTCCCGAGAGACGAG GAAGGCCAGAAGGCTGCTCTCCCGTTCACAGTTAAGAAGAGCATGCAGACAACCATGTGAGCAGATCAGCCTGCGCAGGGTCCCCCAGGGGCCAGCGCAGGTACCTGTCCTGGCGCCCCCTCACCCCAGTTTACGGATGCGAGGCCCAATCGTCATCCACGACTGA